Proteins encoded together in one Pogoniulus pusillus isolate bPogPus1 chromosome 18, bPogPus1.pri, whole genome shotgun sequence window:
- the SLC3A1 gene encoding amino acid transporter heavy chain SLC3A1, producing the protein MVEEEAKSLPMELSEKGGVENNGFVQNEAFDDKETDTRSQEDIPKPCTVDVEPVAMEEPVLKPYAGMPKEVLLKFSSQARYKVTREILFWLIIAAAVVLICATVAIIVLSPKCLDWWQAGPIYQIYPRSFKDSNMDGNGDLKGIQEKLDHITYLNIKTVWITSFFKSPIKDLGYGAEDFYDIDPMFGSMSDFEDLLAAIHDRGLKVIMDLIPNHTSDKHRWFQLSRNRTGKFTDYYIWQDCVQATGLVAPPNNWVSVFGNSSWQFDDVRKQCYFHQFGKEQPDLNFRSSAVQEEIHDILKFWLNKGVDGFSFSAVKFLLEATHLRDEPQVNKSLSPESITDYSQLYHDYTTTQVGMHDIIRSFRQTMNQFSTEPGRYRFMGSDVDEKEDTEATMMYYGTTFIQEADFPLNFNLINMKNLSGNSVFEAVNLWMKNMPAGKWPNWAVGSPAAARVSSRIGKEYVNVMNMLLLTLPGTPVTYYGEEIGMENTASENVSEEHANSDPVTFPEKSPMQWNDRINAGFTDGNSSWLPVNSDYQSVNVEIQMTWSNSTLNLYRELTLLRNELPIQRGWMCYIWKDDNVFVYVRELDGLDRVFLMVLNFGQELTIDLSALVPNLPSEVIIRLSTNVSNTGKAVNTKLIKTEMGEGLVLEYKSAKPVHTMEAFQGNCFVAEKACYSSAFNLLYMYC; encoded by the exons ATGGTTGAGGAGGAGGCTAAGAGCTTACCTATGGAGCTGAGTGAGAAGGGAGGTGTGGAGAATAACGGATTTGTTCAGAATGAAGCATTTGATGACAAGGAGACTGATACCAGGAGCCAAGAAGACATACCAAAACCGTGCACTGTTGATGTGGAGCCAGTGGCCATGGAGGAGCCAGTATTGAAGCCTTATGCAGGGATGCCAAAGGAAGTCTTGCTCAAGTTCTCCAGTCAAGCCCGGTACAAAGTCACGAGGGAGATTCTCTTCTGGCTcatcattgctgctgctgtcgtGCTTATATGTGCTACAGTTGCAATTATTGTCCTTTCCCCGAAGTGCCTGGATTGGTGGCAGGCTGGTCCTATCTATCAGATCTATCCTCGTTCTTTCAAGGACAGCAACATGGATGGCAACGGTGATCTGAAAG gTATCCAGGAAAAACTAGACCATATTACATATTTGAACATAAAGACCGTCTGGATCACTTCTTTCTTTAAGTCTCCAATAAAAGACCTTGGGTATGGAGCTGAAGATTTCTATGATATTGATCCCATGTTTGGGTCGATGAGTGATTTTGAGGACCTGCTTGCAGCCATACATGACAGAG GGCTCAAGGTGATAATGGATTTAATACCAAACCACACGAGTGACAAGCACCGATGGTTTCAGCTGAGTCGCAATCGGACTGGGAAATTCACCGACTACTACATCTGGCAGGACTGCGTGCAGGCTACGGGTTTGGTTGCTCCTCCAAACAACTGG GTGAGTGTCTTTGGGAACTCCAGCTGGCAGTTTGATGATGTGAGGAAGCAATGTTACTTTCATCAGTTTGGGAAAGAACAGCCAGACTTAAATTTTCGCAGCTCCGCTGTCCAAGAGGAAATCCAT GATATTCTAAAATTTTGGCTCAACAAAGGAGTCGATGGATTCAGCTTCAGCGCTGTGAAGTTTCTGTTAGAAGCAACTCATCTCCGAGATGAGCCTCAAGTGAACAAGTCCCTGAGTCCT GAGAGTATCACAGACTATTCCCAGCTCTACCATGACTACACGACCACACAAGTTGGTATGCATGACATCATCCGTAGCTTCCGGCAAACCATGAATCAGTTCAGCACTGAGCCTGGCCGCTACAG GTTTATGGGTTCTGATGTTGATGAAAAGGAAGACACTGAGGCAACAATGATGTATTATGGAACAACTTTTATCCAAGAAGCAGATTTCCCCTTAAACTTCAACCTAATTAACATGAAAAATCTATCAGGCAACAGTGTTTTTGAAGCTGTCAACTTGTGGATGAAAAACATGCCTGCAGGAAAATGGCCCAACTGGGCG GTCGGAAGCCCTGCCGCTGCTCGGGTTTCATCTCGGATCGGGAAGGAGTATGTCAACGTTATGAACATGCTGCTTTTAACCCTCCCTGGTACTCCTGTAACTTACTATGGTGAAGAAATAGGCATGGAGAACACTGCATCAGAAAACGTAAGTGAAGAGCATGCAAATTCTGACCCT GTAACCTTTCCAGAGAAATCCCCCATGCAGTGGAATGACAGAATTAATGCTGGTTTTACTGATGGCAACAGCAGCTGGTTACCTGTTAACTCTGACTACCAAAGTGTAAACGTGGAA ATCCAGATGACCTGGTCCAACTCAACCCTGAATCTGTACAGAGAGCTAACTCTACTTCGCAACGAGCTCCCCATACAGCGAGGGTGGATGTGCTACATCTGGAAGGATGATAACGTTTTTGTGTACGTGAGGGAATTGGATGGCTTAGACAGAGTCTTTCTGATGGTTCTCAATTTTGGACAGGAATTGACAATAGACCTGAGCGCTCTAGTTCCTAACCTTCCATCTGAAGTTATTATACGACTGAGTACTAACGTCAGCAATACTGGTAAAGCTGTCAATACCAAACTAATTAAAACTGAAATGGGAGAAGGCCTGGTCCTTGAATATAAATCAGCAAAGCCTGTTCATACCATGGAGGCTTTTCAAGGAAATTGTTTTGTGGCTGAAAAAGCTTGCTATTCCAGTGCCTTCAATTTACTCTATATGTATTGTTAA